The DNA region TCAAGAGAAATCCAAAAACGTGTCATTCTAGTATCGGTAATAGGGAGTTCTTTTGCTCCTTGTTCAATGAGTTTTTTAAAAAAAGGTACTACTGAACCTCTTGATCCTACAACATTGCCATATCTTGCAACACTAAAGCGTGTTTGTTGATTGCCTGCTATATTATTAGCAGCAACAAAAAGCTTATCGCTTGCTAGTTTGGTTGCTCCATATAAATTAACAGGATTGCAAGCCTTATCTGTACTTAATGCGATGCATTTTTTAACCCCATTTTCAAAACAAGCATCAATAAGATTTTGAGCTCCTTGTATATTGGTTTTTATACATTCCATGGGATTGTATTCGGCAATAGGTACATGTTTCATTGCAGCAGCATGTATAACAAAATCTACATCACGCATAGCAGTGCTTAAGCGTTTTTTATCTCTAATATCCCCTATAAAATAACGCATGCAAGGAGCATTAAAAACACTTGACATTTCAAATTGTTTAAGTTCATCGCGAGAATAAATGATAATTTTATTAGGTTTGTATTTTTTTAATAAAACCTTAGTATAAGTTTTTCCAAAAGATCCAGTACCGCCAGTGATTAAGATATTTTTTGCGTTAAACATTTGCCTTCCTTTGGTTTTTTATGTGTTTTTTAAGTTAAAGCAATAAGTATTCCTATTTTAAAATCCTTGGTAAGGTAATGCCTGTTTGAGCTTGATATTTACCCTTTTTGTCCTTATAAGTAGTATCACATTTTTCATCGCCTTGTAAAAATAAGACTTGAGCTATGCCTTCATTAGCATAAATTTTTGCAGGTAAAGGAGTGGTATTTGAAATTTCTATAGTAATATGTCCTTCAAAACCAGGTTCAAAAGGAGTGACATTTACAATAATCCCACATCTTGCATAAGTGCTTTTACCAAGACAAATAGCTAAAACATCATCAGGCATTTTAAAATACTCTATGGTTCTAGCTAAAGCAAAAGAATTTGCAGGTACTATGCATACATCTCCTTCAAAATCCACCACATTTTCTTCTACGAAATTTTTTGGATCTACTACAGTAGAATTAACATTAGTGAAAATTTTAAACTCACGTCCTACGCGTATATC from Campylobacter hepaticus includes:
- the pseB gene encoding UDP-N-acetylglucosamine 4,6-dehydratase (inverting) codes for the protein MFNAKNILITGGTGSFGKTYTKVLLKKYKPNKIIIYSRDELKQFEMSSVFNAPCMRYFIGDIRDKKRLSTAMRDVDFVIHAAAMKHVPIAEYNPMECIKTNIQGAQNLIDACFENGVKKCIALSTDKACNPVNLYGATKLASDKLFVAANNIAGNQQTRFSVARYGNVVGSRGSVVPFFKKLIEQGAKELPITDTRMTRFWISLEDGVKFVLSNFEKMHGGEIFIPKIPSMKITDLAHALAPHLKHKIIGIRAGEKLHEIMISSDDSHLTYEFKNYYAISPSIKFVDKNNDFSINALGEKGQKVKDGFFYSSDNNTQWVSEKELLDIINHTKEC
- the dcd gene encoding dCTP deaminase gives rise to the protein MGLKADNWIREMALKHAMIKPFCEANIGKGVVSYGLSSYGYDIRVGREFKIFTNVNSTVVDPKNFVEENVVDFEGDVCIVPANSFALARTIEYFKMPDDVLAICLGKSTYARCGIIVNVTPFEPGFEGHITIEISNTTPLPAKIYANEGIAQVLFLQGDEKCDTTYKDKKGKYQAQTGITLPRILK